From the Branchiostoma floridae strain S238N-H82 unplaced genomic scaffold, Bfl_VNyyK Sc7u5tJ_1499, whole genome shotgun sequence genome, the window TTTCAAACATGTGACCGATGTAGCTAAGAAAGAGGGAAACATAGATAGATATAATATGTGTCAATAGATACTTCATTTGTACAATAGATAAAAGTACTAAAATACCCAAATGGTAGATGACGGGGAATCCATGCATTTGAATAATTCAAAAATTTGTGTTATTACATTTGACATCCATGGTTACTAAAACTTCACTTGTATCCAAGATGCGCTTTTCTAAAAGTTAAATACGATTCGAATGATAGATTTCGTAATAGTTTTATCTTATGACGACATATTTACAGTGTATACGAAGAACATCTACAGGatggctgcagggccctgcagactggagacctggacaaggcagaacaaagttttgcagctgcgctcaagtctgttcatgtcAAAGGTGAGTCTTTGGTTCAAAGAATTTTAAAGTAAATGCTTGTAAATAGTCCGTGATCCTAAATGATTCTTTTCGACACACCGAACTATGTTCACCGCAGATCTGTGAACTACGGATAGATACACTGATAACTACGGCCATCGTGGGGTTTTAACAACAAAGTTGTTAATTTAAgtctttgtctgtttgtttattctttatttaaccagggtatATAAGCATGTCGCCTGatggcgtttttcaaagccccctaGGGGGAGAACCCGAACATAAATCATACATAGTTCAACGAAACCAAAttaacttcaataacataatcataaaAAAAGTTCTTTGAGACCAAATTACTtaagtaacataaacataaagattgtacaaaaccAGATTTAACTTAGGTAACATAAAACCATACTGCCAAATGAGTGAATCAAAAGTTTAACCTTAACGTgagataataatgataataataataataatatcgggtgtattttgcagtcAGTAGGTACACAGGAAACATAACAGAAAGAAGCCAAATTCAAAATAAGgattgaatttgcatatcaatgttacGTGCATAAAGGTTTTTGAAAATCGCCAGCGTTCTGGCTGCTTTGATATGTTGTGGCAGTGAGTTCCACAGTGCCGCCCCAGAGGATGAAAAGGCTCGTCTTCTGTATTCCAGTTTAGTCTTGGGCAACTGAAGACCACCTTGTGCCCTGAGGCGggtattgtgtgtgtgaacatgtgATAGCTGTGTGAACATTGCAGTGATGTAAGGAGGGGTCAAACCGTTCAGGGCCTTGTAGACGAGAGTAGCTTTGTCCTTTTTGTGCAGCTCAGCTACTGGGAGCCATTCTAGTGAGTCTAGAAGGCCTGAAGTAGAGTTACTTAACAATGCACACAGCAGATATAAAATCACTACGAAGAAGTAAAATATACAAATGATGATGTGTAACTTACAGGTCAACACATGGAAGAGGTAGAGACCCTGTACATGTTAGGCAGAGTCTATCTCAAaagaggaatccagtcaaaggacggaggcgacttcaccaaggctgcagcactctgtaatgcagctcTGGTAAGATCGAGTAGAGAAGATATTGAGGAAGCAATCAAGGAAATAACTCATGCATTTGTTAAGGAAGTCCTAAAGATCGAACAGAAGGTAGACAGTGAtgatacagagaaacacaaattgatGCTGAAGGCGGATAGGGGCTATGTACAAGAAGAGGTCACAAGAATTGAACAAGAAGTAGATCCTTATAGCCTTGATGACGAGGACCCAAAGATAAAAGATGTCGAGATGAAGAGGGTGGAAGCAATCAAAACATTGTGTCAGACACTGGTTCATCAGCGTAAAGTGTTCATAgctggccttgtagatgaatgcatggGGGTAAtgcgcccccctccctgtaagtacgccatgataggtttgggttcacaagccacaggattggtaacaccctactctgatctggaattcGCCCTTTTGGTAGATAAGGAAACTGAGGAAAATGTTAGTTATTTCCGTAACCTCACACATTATCTGCATCTGAAGGTGATAAATTTAGGTGAGACCATCCTCCCTGCCATGGCGATTAAGTCtcttaatgatttctactcagacGACCCACTGGACAACTGGTTCTATGACTCAGTAACACCGCGCggatttgcgttcgatggagccatgccacatgcatgcaagactcccTTGGGCAGGGGTAGAAACAGTACAGGAACAAGCGAACTCATCCGCACACCAAGCAATATGACCAACGTTCTGAAAGAAGACCTTACTCtccatttaaagaaaggctaccatcttgctAGTATACTGGGAAATGTGTCTTTTATCACAGGAGACCAGGGCTTGGTAGATGAGTATAGGTCGTTATGGGCTCAGCAACTTCAAAACAATAATGGGAGAGGTCCGCTGGTAATGGCAATCAATTTACTGGGTGAAAATGTATCGACTTTTGAAACTCAGGCTCTCACAGCCGAACTGCGAAATGTTAAGACAGAAATCTATcggttttcaagccttgcagtgtcctttttggcactacttcataacatacaaccgaccacaatctgggaAACTATCCAGGAGCTAAGAAACAGTGGAGTCATCGATAGTGAGAACTCACATCAcctgatggtgctggtcagtatatcagcagaactgaggctgcggacatatATGACCAATCGTGGTCAGGTAGAAAACATGTCAGTCTTATGGTCAATGTCGACCAATACCGGCATTGAAGAGAAattacagaaagtgttttacatctcaagTCCAAAACAACTCATGAGATATTACTATACAGAAAGACCCCTGAAGCACTTTATATCACAGTTGACCGAC encodes:
- the LOC118407922 gene encoding uncharacterized protein LOC118407922 is translated as MLRVCEKLSEADAKGRRYGLARAETGYLRALVDAVADKDRLAEVELLKSLGDVNLEKGRREKDVGRFNMALALYVAAMVRCGHRDQGDGIEHRYEYAERLLQGVTSKGSQGQEPQTEDKETTTPAKVALKFQNLDKKRAAGGNTDSMLVGYAQLIVEGIVNENNMLETEAIKSLGDVYLKRGTETRDTRNLTRATALYNTALARCNNVQGTVAIVHRLLYTAKIRQDITTKSIKKSTRTQRQQDVHKRKDHISPFSNATSSDNTNDRMRRPHSTPEVQKVETSTGVNDDIVYEEHLQDGCRALQTGDLDKAEQSFAAALKSVHVKGQHMEEVETLYMLGRVYLKRGIQSKDGGDFTKAAALCNAALVRSSREDIEEAIKEITHAFVKEVLKIEQKVDSDDTEKHKLMLKADRGYVQEEVTRIEQEVDPYSLDDEDPKIKDVEMKRVEAIKTLCQTLVHQRKVFIAGLVDECMGVMRPPPCKYAMIGLGSQATGLVTPYSDLEFALLVDKETEENVSYFRNLTHYLHLKVINLGETILPAMAIKSLNDFYSDDPLDNWFYDSVTPRGFAFDGAMPHACKTPLGRGRNSTGTSELIRTPSNMTNVLKEDLTLHLKKGYHLASILGNVSFITGDQGLVDEYRSLWAQQLQNNNGRGPLVMAINLLGENVSTFETQALTAELRNVKTEIYRFSSLAVSFLALLHNIQPTTIWETIQELRNSGVIDSENSHHLMVLVSISAELRLRTYMTNRGQVENMSVLWSMSTNTGIEEKLQKVFYISSPKQLMRYYYTERPLKHFISQLTDTHSLKEPPIFFDNSSELKAEVHMNFHVPSGGSDTAGRMVVPEDTLRQTQNVIGQVSTMTSPDLQQRLQDLDTFIQNLMTCESRPVVGLTVSVVKDGQTIFAKGYGQRDLQTGQAVDNRTLFGVGSISKSFTSALLAAILGEREDVSWDTVLTDILGPSFRFRDQF